In one Lolium rigidum isolate FL_2022 chromosome 3, APGP_CSIRO_Lrig_0.1, whole genome shotgun sequence genomic region, the following are encoded:
- the LOC124696272 gene encoding arabinogalactan protein 1-like, with protein MARFAVVAAIVALLAVTAAAQGPMPAPRMAPLPAPPARSPATAPAPVATPPTAASPSPMASPPSPPMETPTEAPSAMTPSAMTPSAVSATPAGAPTDTPASSAVYTSTVSFVAVAGAVAAAMVF; from the coding sequence ATGGCTCGCTTCGCCGTGGTCGCCGCGATCGTCGCCCTCCTCGCCGTCACCGCCGCCGCGCAGGGCCCCATGCCGGCGCCCAGGATGGCCccgctccccgcgccgccggcgaggTCCCCGGCCACCGCCCCCGCGCCGGTTGCCACGCCGCCCACCGCCGCGTCGCCGTCCCCGATGGCATCTCCCCCGTCCCCGCCCATGGAGACCCCGACCGAGGCTCCCTCCGCGATGACACCCTCCGCAATGACCCCCTCCGCTGTCTCTGCCACACCGGCCGGCGCTCCAACCGACACACCCGCGAGCTCCGCCGTCTACACGTCGACTGTCAgcttcgtcgccgtcgccggcgcggtcgccgccgccatggtgttCTAG